A section of the Acidobacterium capsulatum ATCC 51196 genome encodes:
- the gcvT gene encoding glycine cleavage system aminomethyltransferase GcvT: MSTSAPAALRKTALNAVHRRLGAKMVDFGGWDMPVEYSGLIAEHMAVRTGVGLFDVSHMGDIQLRGPGSLDAVQHICMNDASKLAVGQAHYSAMLYPQGTFVDDVIVHKFSDNDYLIVINAGTREKDYEWIRSHAQPFHCHVSNYSDLYTQLAIQGPRAAETLAKLTSVDLAAIKNYRFTWGTVCNLHNTLIARTGYTGEDGFEIYIPSDEATSERVWNEVLEAGKEFGIVPCGLGARNTLRLESAMALYGHEISQDIDVFEAGLDRYCKLDKGTFVGSEALKQVVAQGGPKRKLVGLEMIDRGIARDGYRVLNDTQQAVGYVTSGSPAPFLKKNIALAYVPTELATLDREVFVEIRNNPVKARIVPTPFYRRPKKQA; this comes from the coding sequence GTGTCTACTTCCGCACCTGCCGCTCTTCGCAAGACCGCCCTCAATGCCGTACACCGCCGCCTCGGCGCCAAAATGGTCGACTTTGGCGGATGGGATATGCCGGTCGAATACTCCGGCCTGATTGCCGAGCACATGGCTGTGCGCACAGGCGTGGGCCTGTTTGACGTGAGCCACATGGGCGACATTCAACTGCGCGGCCCGGGCTCGCTCGATGCCGTGCAGCATATCTGCATGAATGACGCCTCAAAGCTCGCCGTGGGCCAGGCGCATTATTCGGCCATGCTCTACCCGCAAGGCACCTTCGTGGATGACGTGATCGTGCACAAGTTCAGTGATAACGACTACCTGATCGTCATCAATGCCGGCACGCGAGAGAAAGACTACGAGTGGATTCGCTCGCACGCGCAGCCCTTTCACTGCCACGTGAGCAACTACAGCGACCTGTATACGCAGCTCGCCATTCAAGGGCCGCGTGCCGCTGAAACGCTGGCCAAACTGACCAGCGTGGACCTGGCGGCCATCAAGAACTACCGCTTCACCTGGGGCACGGTCTGCAACCTGCACAATACGCTGATTGCCCGCACCGGCTACACCGGCGAAGACGGCTTTGAGATTTATATTCCCTCAGACGAAGCGACCAGCGAGCGCGTGTGGAACGAAGTGCTCGAAGCCGGCAAGGAATTTGGCATTGTGCCCTGCGGCCTGGGCGCGCGCAACACGCTGCGGCTGGAGTCGGCCATGGCGCTGTATGGGCATGAGATTTCGCAGGATATCGACGTTTTTGAGGCGGGTCTTGACCGCTACTGCAAACTGGACAAGGGCACCTTTGTAGGCTCTGAGGCGCTCAAGCAGGTGGTGGCGCAGGGCGGCCCGAAGCGCAAGCTGGTGGGCCTGGAGATGATTGACCGCGGCATTGCCCGCGACGGATACCGCGTGCTCAATGACACACAGCAGGCAGTGGGCTATGTAACCAGCGGATCGCCTGCCCCGTTTCTCAAAAAGAACATTGCCCTGGCCTACGTTCCCACGGAGCTGGCCACACTCGACCGCGAAGTTTTCGTTGAGATTCGCAACAATCCGGTGAAAGCACGCATCGTCCCCACACCTTTTTACCGCCGGCCCAAAAAGCAGGCGTAA
- the gcvH gene encoding glycine cleavage system protein GcvH, with translation MAYPANYRYTREHEWIEIDGKTGTVGITDYAQNSLGDIVFVESPKVGDKIEKGKVFGSVESVKAVSDLYAPVSGTVTAVNEELANAPEKINTDAHTAWIMKIELSDAAEAESLLDATAYEAFVKEETGH, from the coding sequence ATGGCATATCCCGCGAATTACCGTTACACCCGCGAGCATGAGTGGATTGAGATCGACGGCAAAACAGGCACCGTCGGCATCACCGATTACGCGCAGAACTCGCTCGGCGACATCGTGTTTGTGGAGTCGCCCAAGGTTGGCGACAAGATTGAAAAGGGCAAGGTATTTGGCAGCGTGGAGTCAGTGAAGGCTGTCTCGGATCTTTACGCGCCTGTCTCCGGCACCGTAACGGCCGTGAATGAAGAGCTGGCCAACGCGCCCGAGAAGATCAACACCGATGCGCACACCGCATGGATCATGAAGATTGAGCTGAGCGACGCCGCCGAGGCCGAGAGCCTGCTCGACGCCACCGCTTACGAAGCATTTGTGAAGGAAGAGACGGGCCACTAA
- the gcvPA gene encoding aminomethyl-transferring glycine dehydrogenase subunit GcvPA: MRYLPKSPADREAMLREIGAASIDELFAIIPEEFRLTRDLAIPRQMGESEIVDHFQAAAARNANGYASFLGAGAYRHYRPVLIDTIVQRGEFLTSYTPYQAEITQGTLQAIFEFQTMICELTGMDIANASMYDGSTGAAEAVMMAIRVTGRDKVLVSRSVHPEYREVMHTYAQHQGHDAAEVEYIREGAQAGRVDLAALEAAVTEETACVLVQSPNFFGVIEDIPAIAEIAHKKGALLIVSIAEALSLGAVRPPVEADIVSLEAQSFGVALSYGGPYCGVLAAKEKYLRQMPGRLVGETKDSQGRRGFVLTLSTREQHIRREKATSNICTNQALVALMATVYMTIYGKQGIKDLALQNLAKADYAAKTLGQSGKLLFAGSPRFHEFVLETSETPAQVNERLLEEKIIGGLPLGKWYPELGHAALWCATEVTTREQIDRAAQVLAHAPALAAR; this comes from the coding sequence ATGCGTTATCTGCCCAAATCTCCGGCCGATCGCGAGGCAATGCTGCGCGAAATCGGCGCTGCCTCGATCGACGAACTCTTCGCCATCATTCCGGAAGAGTTTCGCCTCACGCGCGACCTCGCGATTCCCCGCCAGATGGGCGAATCAGAGATTGTCGACCACTTTCAGGCCGCCGCGGCCCGCAACGCCAATGGCTATGCCAGCTTTCTGGGCGCCGGCGCTTACCGGCACTACCGCCCGGTACTGATTGACACGATTGTGCAGCGCGGCGAGTTCCTCACCTCGTACACGCCCTATCAGGCGGAGATCACACAGGGCACGCTGCAGGCCATCTTTGAGTTTCAGACGATGATCTGCGAGCTGACCGGCATGGACATTGCCAATGCGTCGATGTATGACGGCTCGACCGGAGCGGCGGAAGCTGTGATGATGGCGATTCGCGTCACCGGACGCGACAAGGTACTGGTGTCCCGCTCGGTGCATCCGGAGTATCGCGAGGTGATGCACACCTACGCGCAGCACCAGGGCCATGACGCGGCGGAAGTCGAGTACATTCGTGAAGGCGCGCAGGCGGGCCGCGTGGATCTGGCCGCGCTGGAAGCTGCCGTGACCGAAGAGACCGCGTGCGTGCTGGTGCAGTCGCCCAACTTCTTTGGCGTGATTGAAGACATTCCGGCCATTGCTGAAATTGCTCACAAGAAGGGCGCGCTGCTGATCGTCTCCATTGCAGAGGCGCTCTCGCTTGGCGCGGTGCGGCCTCCGGTCGAGGCTGACATTGTTTCGCTCGAAGCGCAGTCGTTTGGCGTGGCGCTCAGCTATGGCGGCCCCTATTGCGGCGTGCTGGCCGCAAAGGAAAAATACCTGCGCCAGATGCCCGGCCGGCTGGTGGGAGAGACCAAAGACTCCCAGGGACGCCGCGGCTTTGTGCTGACGCTTTCAACGCGCGAGCAGCATATTCGCCGCGAGAAGGCGACCTCAAATATCTGCACCAACCAGGCACTGGTGGCGCTGATGGCGACCGTCTACATGACGATCTACGGCAAGCAGGGTATCAAGGATCTGGCCCTGCAGAATCTGGCCAAGGCGGATTATGCCGCGAAGACTCTGGGCCAATCGGGCAAGCTGCTCTTTGCGGGGTCGCCGCGCTTTCACGAGTTTGTGCTTGAAACCAGCGAGACGCCGGCACAGGTGAACGAGCGGCTGCTCGAAGAGAAGATCATCGGCGGACTGCCGCTCGGCAAGTGGTATCCCGAACTCGGCCATGCGGCGCTGTGGTGCGCCACCGAGGTGACCACACGCGAGCAGATTGACCGCGCCGCACAGGTATTGGCCCACGCACCGGCGCTGGCTGCCCGGTAA
- the gcvPB gene encoding aminomethyl-transferring glycine dehydrogenase subunit GcvPB, whose product MSTVTEEKFTGTPRKVTPHITQNEPLSFEKSSPGKKAYRLAPLDVPEVDAKALLGDAAREDTGTLPELSEIEIIRHFTRLSTWNYAIDLGMYPLGSCTMKYNPRVNEFVSRLAGIAEAHPYQPEALSQGALEVMQLLQDCLIEITGMDAITLQPAAGAHGEFTGILLIRAYHESKGNARKHVIVPDSAHGTNPATAAVCGYEVINLKSNPDGGIDVAALEAIVNEETAALMLTNPSTIGVFENQIHKIADILHAKGALLYMDGANMNALVGKTRPGDFGADVMHLNLHKTFSTPHGGGGPGSGPVACKKILEPFLPTPVVERGTDGLLHLNYDRPQSVGRVRMFYGNFGMFVRALAYILANGPDGLRQTTEDAVLNANYIRAKLEDLYELPYKTPSMHEVVFSDKRQTKNGVKTGDLAKRLIDYGFHPYTTSFPLIVPGALMIEPTESESREELDLFIDAMRQIAREAEENPELITSAPHSTRISRLDETTAARKPVLRWKGPAAGTPLTPDNSPAKEW is encoded by the coding sequence ATGTCTACTGTTACAGAAGAGAAGTTCACCGGCACGCCGCGCAAGGTGACGCCGCACATCACGCAGAACGAGCCCCTGAGCTTTGAGAAATCATCGCCGGGCAAGAAGGCCTATCGCCTCGCCCCGCTGGACGTGCCCGAGGTAGACGCGAAAGCCTTGCTGGGCGATGCCGCACGCGAAGACACCGGCACGCTGCCGGAGCTGAGCGAAATTGAGATCATCCGCCACTTCACGCGGCTCTCCACCTGGAATTACGCCATCGATCTTGGCATGTATCCGCTGGGTAGCTGCACCATGAAGTACAATCCGCGCGTGAACGAGTTTGTGTCACGGCTCGCGGGTATCGCGGAGGCGCATCCTTACCAGCCCGAGGCTCTTTCACAGGGCGCGCTGGAGGTCATGCAACTCTTGCAGGACTGCCTCATCGAGATCACCGGCATGGATGCGATCACGCTGCAGCCGGCGGCGGGCGCGCATGGCGAGTTCACCGGAATCCTGCTGATTCGCGCGTATCACGAGTCGAAGGGCAACGCGCGCAAGCACGTGATTGTGCCTGACTCGGCGCACGGCACCAACCCGGCCACCGCGGCGGTTTGCGGCTACGAGGTTATCAACCTCAAATCGAACCCTGATGGCGGCATTGATGTGGCCGCGCTCGAAGCCATTGTGAATGAGGAGACGGCAGCGCTGATGCTGACCAACCCCTCGACCATTGGCGTTTTTGAAAATCAGATTCACAAGATTGCCGACATTCTGCATGCCAAGGGCGCGCTGCTCTATATGGACGGCGCGAATATGAATGCGCTGGTGGGCAAGACCCGCCCCGGCGACTTTGGCGCGGATGTGATGCACCTGAACCTGCACAAGACCTTCTCAACGCCGCATGGCGGAGGCGGTCCTGGTTCCGGGCCGGTGGCCTGCAAGAAAATTCTTGAGCCGTTTTTGCCCACGCCCGTGGTCGAGCGCGGCACGGATGGATTGTTGCACCTGAACTATGACCGTCCGCAGAGCGTGGGCCGCGTGCGCATGTTCTATGGCAACTTCGGCATGTTTGTGCGCGCGCTCGCCTACATTCTGGCCAATGGGCCGGACGGTCTGCGCCAGACCACCGAAGATGCGGTGCTCAATGCGAACTACATTCGCGCCAAGCTCGAAGATTTGTATGAGCTGCCGTACAAGACACCGTCCATGCATGAGGTGGTCTTCAGCGACAAGCGCCAGACGAAGAATGGCGTGAAGACGGGCGACCTTGCCAAGCGGCTCATCGATTACGGATTTCATCCGTACACGACATCGTTTCCGCTGATCGTGCCGGGGGCGTTGATGATTGAGCCGACGGAGAGCGAATCCCGCGAAGAGCTGGACCTCTTCATCGACGCCATGCGCCAGATCGCGCGCGAGGCAGAGGAGAATCCTGAGCTGATCACGAGCGCTCCGCACTCGACGCGCATCTCGCGGCTGGATGAAACCACCGCGGCCCGCAAGCCGGTGCTGCGCTGGAAGGGTCCTGCCGCGGGTACGCCGCTCACGCCGGACAACTCTCCGGCGAAGGAGTGGTAG
- a CDS encoding DUF3419 family protein translates to MRETKMVTKATPEMPMTAWEQGTFHAPPVSPQGAPRGWRTAPFRLLFGQMYEDVEIECAAFAAAERVFCIASAGDTALRLAGRHPVVACDLNPVQLQYAQARVHGARLRPGDAERTIRMARQLAPLAGWQTRRLEKFLAMQNLEEQTLFWRQQLDTPLFRTGCDVLLSHPVLRAVYSAKFLEVLPPHFGQVLRRRLARGFARHENAWNPYARMLLLGELMGLPCEHSTRITFMHSDAASYLESCPAGSFDGLSLSNIMDGATPAYRARLACAVRHAASEHAVVVWRSFAEPHSISDTNLAEEDRAMLWGIVDVRPARDFTGELA, encoded by the coding sequence GTGCGAGAGACGAAGATGGTGACAAAAGCCACTCCAGAGATGCCGATGACAGCCTGGGAGCAGGGTACGTTCCATGCGCCCCCAGTTTCGCCTCAGGGGGCGCCGCGAGGATGGCGCACTGCGCCCTTCCGTTTGCTCTTCGGTCAGATGTACGAAGATGTTGAGATCGAGTGCGCCGCTTTCGCAGCAGCAGAGCGCGTCTTCTGCATTGCGTCTGCCGGAGATACAGCCTTGCGGCTGGCAGGCCGGCATCCGGTGGTGGCGTGCGATCTGAATCCTGTGCAGCTGCAGTATGCGCAGGCTCGCGTGCATGGTGCGCGGCTGCGCCCTGGTGATGCCGAGCGCACCATTCGCATGGCCCGGCAATTAGCTCCCTTGGCCGGATGGCAAACCCGCAGGCTGGAGAAATTTCTCGCCATGCAGAATCTTGAAGAGCAGACGCTCTTCTGGCGGCAGCAACTCGACACGCCGCTCTTTCGCACCGGGTGCGATGTGCTGCTCTCCCATCCGGTGCTTCGCGCCGTCTATTCTGCGAAATTTCTTGAGGTCCTGCCGCCGCATTTCGGCCAGGTACTGCGGCGCAGGTTGGCGCGAGGCTTTGCACGCCACGAAAACGCATGGAACCCCTACGCTCGCATGCTGCTGCTGGGCGAGCTGATGGGGCTACCCTGCGAGCACTCCACCCGCATCACGTTTATGCATAGCGATGCGGCGTCGTATCTTGAGTCGTGCCCTGCTGGCAGCTTTGACGGGCTGAGCCTCTCCAACATCATGGACGGGGCAACCCCGGCATACCGTGCGCGTTTGGCCTGCGCCGTGCGCCACGCCGCCAGCGAGCATGCCGTGGTGGTCTGGCGCAGCTTTGCAGAACCGCACAGCATAAGCGACACAAACCTTGCGGAAGAGGATCGCGCCATGCTGTGGGGAATCGTCGATGTGCGACCCGCGCGCGACTTTACCGGCGAGCTGGCATAG
- a CDS encoding DoxX-like family protein, translated as MLPLLPMPTLALIHVSIAAVWAYEGLWCKLLGRMPSQFAMMIELPGCTAERAVLLLRLLGLVEMSLALWVLSGDAPAACALTQAGLLLALNANGIFWARHLIHDPAGMVIKNVAFLLLVWIGGAWSGR; from the coding sequence ATGCTGCCCTTGTTGCCCATGCCCACATTAGCGCTGATTCATGTCAGCATCGCAGCCGTGTGGGCCTACGAAGGCCTCTGGTGCAAGCTGCTGGGGCGCATGCCCTCGCAATTTGCCATGATGATTGAGCTGCCCGGCTGCACCGCCGAGCGGGCCGTGTTGCTATTGCGCCTGCTGGGGCTGGTGGAAATGTCGCTTGCACTGTGGGTGTTGAGCGGTGACGCTCCGGCAGCCTGCGCGCTGACGCAGGCCGGGCTGCTGCTGGCGCTCAACGCCAATGGAATTTTCTGGGCGCGGCATCTCATTCATGACCCAGCGGGCATGGTGATCAAGAACGTCGCTTTTCTGCTGCTGGTCTGGATTGGCGGCGCATGGTCCGGGAGATAA
- a CDS encoding glycosyltransferase family 39 protein, which translates to MRLTGKMEKRELNGMSSKRSENLLIYSSLAIFAIGYLACSLYFAGHTVLWMDEVLSVWASRQPSAKAVYSAIAHGSEFAPPVFPLLLHFLAKGLGGGYRVLRIPEITSVFVTGFCAFILIRRYFGLALGALGFCLLLEGLLPYVLNIRPYDLVTACFAVALVFWNDLEQKKSWWRYVAIVLFLALGISLHFYAVLLVPCLGGIEIFYSLKRRTFRPGVWIALFFAGASIFAWLPLISTMSHFVANDSGSPSYYAHPTIASLLQSTKRIFMDGIPYTVIVIFALVLIGVGRLLGREHAVEEPDLQKDQVGFWAIGTGIMLFPLIVFAFSVVVTKTFNARYCIATIIGAVAIVCGSIRINRFFRRTIPAILAVALVLDLGYMRGLENRFNYEPAVASIPGTCPIVIINGDTWFALMEQLPAAQRNRIVYLTLPTNVRFGDPTNEHQVERWKAINPDLPVEGVSKFLRQNPKFYAVNFAINMKGSDATQADYLLSRHLIQLVSEKGNALIYKSVPTSPATGGVDAGHSPATTTPRPYPSGTRG; encoded by the coding sequence ATGAGATTGACTGGCAAAATGGAAAAACGCGAATTGAACGGCATGAGTTCAAAAAGATCGGAAAATCTGCTCATATATAGTTCGCTGGCGATCTTCGCGATCGGTTATCTGGCTTGCAGTCTGTACTTTGCAGGACATACCGTGCTGTGGATGGACGAGGTTCTCTCGGTGTGGGCTAGCCGCCAGCCTTCGGCAAAAGCGGTCTACTCGGCCATCGCGCACGGCTCAGAATTTGCTCCGCCCGTCTTTCCTCTGTTGTTGCATTTTCTGGCGAAGGGGTTGGGCGGCGGCTACCGTGTGTTGCGTATTCCAGAGATCACAAGCGTTTTCGTCACAGGCTTCTGCGCGTTCATTCTTATCCGCCGGTATTTTGGGCTTGCGCTAGGCGCGCTCGGCTTTTGCTTGTTGCTCGAGGGGCTTCTTCCATACGTGCTCAATATCAGACCGTACGATCTTGTTACCGCATGCTTTGCGGTGGCCCTTGTCTTCTGGAATGACCTTGAACAAAAGAAATCATGGTGGCGCTATGTCGCCATTGTTCTTTTCTTAGCTCTTGGTATATCGCTTCATTTCTATGCTGTGTTGCTGGTGCCGTGTCTGGGAGGCATCGAGATCTTCTATTCACTGAAACGCCGCACCTTCCGGCCCGGAGTCTGGATCGCACTCTTTTTCGCGGGGGCATCCATCTTTGCATGGCTCCCCTTGATTTCGACCATGAGCCATTTTGTTGCCAATGACTCAGGAAGTCCCAGCTACTATGCGCATCCAACGATCGCAAGTTTGCTTCAGTCAACAAAAAGAATATTCATGGACGGCATTCCTTACACGGTGATTGTCATCTTTGCGCTAGTTCTGATCGGAGTGGGGCGCCTTTTGGGACGCGAGCATGCGGTAGAAGAGCCGGACCTTCAAAAAGACCAGGTAGGATTCTGGGCGATTGGGACGGGGATCATGCTCTTTCCCCTGATCGTGTTTGCCTTCAGCGTGGTGGTCACCAAAACCTTCAACGCGCGCTACTGCATTGCAACCATCATTGGTGCAGTAGCTATCGTCTGCGGATCCATTCGGATCAACCGTTTCTTTCGGCGCACGATTCCCGCCATCCTTGCTGTGGCGCTGGTGCTGGATCTCGGCTATATGCGCGGACTCGAAAACAGGTTCAACTATGAGCCCGCAGTAGCAAGCATCCCCGGAACCTGCCCAATTGTGATCATCAATGGAGACACGTGGTTCGCGCTTATGGAGCAACTTCCTGCTGCGCAGCGTAACCGCATCGTCTATTTGACTTTACCCACGAACGTTCGATTTGGAGACCCCACTAACGAACATCAGGTCGAGCGTTGGAAGGCAATCAATCCCGACCTCCCGGTAGAAGGGGTTTCGAAATTTCTCAGGCAGAATCCCAAATTCTACGCCGTCAACTTCGCCATCAACATGAAAGGCTCCGATGCGACGCAGGCCGATTATCTGCTCAGCAGGCATCTGATTCAGCTTGTGAGCGAGAAAGGGAATGCATTGATTTACAAGTCAGTGCCCACAAGCCCGGCCACCGGAGGCGTGGACGCCGGTCATTCCCCGGCGACGACCACGCCTCGGCCATATCCGTCGGGTACACGCGGTTGA
- a CDS encoding glycoside hydrolase family 3 protein yields the protein MSQAAADFCVDPNSLEGKMQNRMLALKKSLWQALAVTVALPLMISSALGQAPSPKPTGPWMNPSLSASQRADLALKQMTLDEKLALLHGNGMAGVPNWQMPLTRFANGGAGYVPGVPRLGIPPIVMSDAAYGVRGSGANGRYSTALPSDLGLAASWDPQLACQYGGVIGSELRAQGYDMTLGGGVDLTRDPRDGRDFEYAGEDPLLAGTMVGHLMKCEQAQHVIGDIKHYAMNDQETGRNIVNAIISKKGMQESDLLAFHIAIGIAHPGAVMCSYNRVNGDFACENKYLLRDTLKDAWDFKGFVLSDWGGTHSTVKAIKAGLDNEEPMDTYFGAKLKQAVEDGQVSMAEINDSARRVLYAEFVSGVVDHPIQKSVVNVMKGFHVAQKVEEKSIVLLKNDNHILPLNSAHVHKIALIGGHADIAMLSGGGSAQVDPPGGNAIAPPGRRFTYWQAHIWFPTSPLKALRKAMPGTQINYDPGTDLASAAKLASSADVAIVFAHQWESEGMDLPNLSLPGNQNELIERVAAANPHTIVVLENGSAVTMPWISKVQGVVDAWYAGSSGQRALAAVLVGNVNPSAKLAITFPLNEQELPRPVIAPLPARDKGQGTGAVNGKTDVASTYSVNYFEGAKVGYKWYQAEHKPVLFPFGFGLSYTTYAYSGLKLENSGSQPVATFTVKNTGDRAGTEIAQVYASLPAAAGEHYRRLVGWDRVSLEPGQSKTVSVTIPEQMLKVYDVQKSGWKLLPGTYRVYAGPSSAATPLHATVDLH from the coding sequence ATGTCGCAAGCCGCAGCAGACTTCTGCGTGGACCCGAACTCACTTGAGGGGAAGATGCAGAACCGTATGCTCGCTCTTAAAAAAAGTTTATGGCAGGCCCTGGCTGTCACGGTGGCGTTGCCGCTGATGATTTCCAGCGCCCTTGGCCAGGCTCCGTCGCCAAAGCCGACGGGTCCCTGGATGAATCCATCGCTCTCGGCCAGCCAGCGCGCCGATCTGGCGCTCAAGCAGATGACGCTCGATGAAAAGCTGGCGCTGCTGCACGGCAACGGTATGGCCGGTGTGCCCAACTGGCAGATGCCGCTCACGCGCTTTGCCAACGGTGGCGCCGGGTATGTGCCGGGCGTGCCGCGGCTCGGCATTCCTCCCATCGTGATGTCAGACGCGGCGTATGGCGTGCGGGGCAGCGGCGCGAATGGCCGTTACTCGACGGCGCTGCCTTCTGATCTCGGTCTGGCCGCGAGCTGGGACCCTCAACTGGCCTGCCAGTATGGCGGCGTGATCGGCAGCGAGCTGCGCGCGCAGGGCTATGATATGACGCTCGGCGGCGGCGTCGATCTGACGCGCGATCCGCGCGACGGACGCGACTTTGAGTATGCAGGCGAAGATCCGCTGCTGGCTGGCACCATGGTCGGCCACCTGATGAAGTGCGAACAGGCCCAGCACGTGATTGGCGACATCAAGCACTATGCCATGAACGATCAGGAGACGGGCCGCAACATCGTCAACGCGATCATCTCGAAGAAGGGCATGCAGGAAAGCGATCTGCTCGCCTTCCATATCGCCATTGGTATTGCGCACCCCGGCGCGGTTATGTGCTCATACAACCGCGTCAATGGCGACTTTGCCTGCGAAAACAAATATCTGCTGCGCGACACCCTCAAGGATGCATGGGACTTCAAGGGCTTTGTGTTGTCAGATTGGGGTGGCACGCACAGCACGGTCAAGGCCATCAAGGCCGGTCTCGACAACGAAGAGCCCATGGATACCTACTTCGGCGCCAAGCTCAAGCAGGCAGTCGAAGATGGCCAGGTTTCCATGGCTGAGATCAATGACAGCGCGCGCCGCGTGCTCTATGCCGAGTTTGTCTCCGGCGTCGTCGATCATCCGATTCAAAAGAGCGTCGTGAACGTTATGAAGGGCTTCCACGTCGCGCAGAAGGTGGAAGAGAAGAGCATCGTTCTGCTCAAGAATGACAACCACATTCTGCCGCTGAACAGCGCGCATGTACATAAGATTGCGCTCATCGGCGGTCACGCCGATATCGCCATGCTCTCCGGCGGCGGTTCCGCGCAGGTTGACCCTCCGGGCGGCAACGCCATTGCTCCTCCAGGACGCCGCTTCACCTACTGGCAGGCGCATATCTGGTTCCCGACCTCGCCCCTGAAGGCTCTGCGCAAGGCCATGCCGGGCACGCAGATCAACTATGATCCTGGCACCGATCTGGCTTCGGCGGCGAAACTGGCCAGCAGCGCCGATGTGGCGATTGTCTTTGCTCACCAGTGGGAGTCCGAGGGCATGGACCTGCCGAACCTCTCGCTGCCGGGCAATCAGAATGAGCTCATCGAGCGCGTGGCGGCGGCCAATCCCCACACCATTGTGGTGCTCGAAAATGGAAGCGCCGTCACCATGCCGTGGATCAGCAAGGTACAGGGCGTAGTGGATGCCTGGTACGCCGGCAGCAGCGGTCAGCGGGCTCTGGCAGCCGTGCTGGTGGGCAACGTGAACCCCTCGGCGAAGCTGGCGATTACCTTCCCGCTCAATGAGCAGGAGCTTCCCCGTCCGGTCATTGCTCCGTTGCCGGCCCGAGACAAGGGGCAGGGTACGGGCGCGGTAAATGGCAAGACAGACGTTGCCTCCACCTACTCGGTGAACTACTTTGAGGGCGCGAAGGTGGGCTACAAGTGGTATCAGGCCGAGCACAAGCCGGTGCTGTTCCCCTTTGGCTTTGGCCTTTCCTACACCACCTATGCCTACTCGGGGCTCAAGCTGGAGAACAGCGGCAGCCAGCCGGTCGCCACCTTCACCGTGAAGAACACGGGCGACCGCGCGGGCACCGAAATTGCCCAGGTCTACGCATCGCTGCCCGCAGCAGCCGGCGAGCACTATCGCCGCCTGGTGGGTTGGGACCGCGTGAGCCTCGAACCCGGACAGTCCAAGACCGTCAGCGTCACGATTCCTGAGCAGATGCTCAAGGTCTACGACGTGCAGAAGTCTGGCTGGAAACTGCTGCCCGGCACCTACCGTGTCTACGCCGGACCTTCGTCCGCGGCGACGCCCTTGCATGCCACGGTGGACCTGCACTGA
- a CDS encoding ribonucleotide-diphosphate reductase subunit beta, with protein MSSVQAPEAILDPGLCLTLRPMRYPVFYDMFRDGIKNTWTVEEVDFQTDLVDLKQRLSPAEVHLIQRLVAFFATGDSIVSNNLVLNLYKHINSPEARLYLSRQLYEEAVHVQFYLTLLDNYVPDPEARAAAFAAVENIPSISKKADFCMKWMDSIQQLDELKTREHRRQFLLNLICFAACIEGLFFFAAFAYVYFLRSKGLLHGLASGTNWVFRDESCHLEFAFEVVNVVRSQEPDLWDAQLEADIVEMLHEAVDAETQFAEDLLSGGVAGLSVRDMRQYLGYVADSRLQRLGIAPAFGVKNPFSFMELQDVQELTNFFERRVSAYQTAVAGEVAFHEDF; from the coding sequence ATGTCCTCTGTACAAGCGCCAGAAGCGATTCTCGATCCGGGCCTCTGCCTGACACTGCGGCCAATGCGGTATCCGGTGTTCTACGACATGTTCCGCGATGGCATCAAGAACACCTGGACGGTCGAGGAAGTGGATTTTCAGACCGATCTGGTGGACCTGAAGCAGCGGTTGAGCCCGGCCGAAGTGCACCTGATTCAGCGGCTGGTGGCATTTTTTGCCACGGGCGACTCGATTGTTTCGAACAATCTGGTGCTGAATCTCTATAAGCACATCAATTCGCCTGAGGCCCGGCTTTACCTGTCGCGGCAGTTGTATGAAGAGGCCGTGCACGTGCAGTTTTATCTCACGCTGCTCGACAACTATGTGCCTGACCCGGAAGCGCGCGCGGCAGCCTTTGCGGCGGTCGAAAATATTCCTTCCATTTCAAAGAAGGCTGACTTCTGCATGAAATGGATGGACTCGATTCAGCAACTCGACGAGTTGAAGACGCGCGAGCACCGCAGGCAGTTCCTGCTCAACCTGATCTGCTTCGCGGCCTGCATTGAAGGGCTCTTCTTCTTTGCGGCGTTCGCTTATGTCTACTTTCTGCGCTCCAAGGGTCTGCTGCATGGGCTGGCGTCGGGCACCAACTGGGTATTTCGCGACGAAAGCTGCCATCTGGAGTTTGCCTTTGAAGTCGTGAACGTGGTCCGCAGCCAGGAACCCGACCTGTGGGACGCGCAACTGGAGGCCGACATTGTCGAGATGCTGCATGAGGCCGTCGATGCCGAGACGCAATTTGCTGAGGATCTGCTGAGTGGTGGAGTCGCTGGGCTTTCCGTCCGTGACATGCGCCAGTATCTCGGCTATGTGGCGGACTCGCGCCTGCAACGGCTGGGCATTGCGCCGGCCTTTGGCGTGAAGAATCCTTTCTCCTTCATGGAACTGCAAGATGTGCAGGAGCTAACCAACTTCTTTGAGCGCCGCGTCTCGGCCTATCAGACCGCTGTGGCGGGAGAAGTCGCCTTTCACGAAGATTTCTAA